The Ammospiza caudacuta isolate bAmmCau1 chromosome 34, bAmmCau1.pri, whole genome shotgun sequence DNA window TGTGTGTTACAGGTGGGGTTTGCACGCTCGTGCGAGTGTGGGCAGgttgcacacctgggcaggcgTGTTTGTGACAGGTGGGGTTTGCACACCTGTGCGTGTGCAGAGGGGTTTGCACACGCGTGCGAGCAGGGACGGTTTGCGCACCCCGCGTGCGGACAGGTCTTTGCACGCCTGTGCTTGCACGCGCGGGGCTCAGGACGGGTGGGCTTTGCACGCCTGTGTGGGTGGGGGAGGTTTGCACACCTGAGCGCGCACACGTGGGCTTTGCACGCCCGCGTCTGGCAGGTCTTTGCACGCCCGTGCTTGCACGCTCGTGTGAGCGGGGGCCGCGTCTCTCACCTGCGCGTGCGCGGAcaggggacccccaaaccccccccaggaccccccaaaacccccccaggagaccccagacccccaaatttccactttggGGACCCCAAGTTCGCCTTGaagcccccccaaaacccccccaaatgccccccaaaccccccccagagcccccaaatttccccttttNNNNNNNNNNNNNNNNNNNNNNNNNNNNNNNNNNNNNNNNNNNNNNNNNNNNNNNNNNNNNNNNNNNNNNNNNNNNNNNNNNNNNNNNNNNNNNNNNNNNNNNNNNNNNNNNNNNNNNNNNNNNNNNNNNNNNNNNNNNNNNNNNNNNNNNNNNNNNNNNNNNNNNNNNNNNNNNNNNNNNNNNNNNNNNNNNNNNNNNNAGAAGGTTCACTGGGAGACAGGGGGAAAGGGTTCATTCTATAAAAGATTTGCaattttaaagataaattattattttagatattttagtatttttagtattttaaatattttaatatttctaatattttcatatttattttaatttttactatattaaaatacttttattattttaatacttgtagattttaatattttagtagtttaatatttttggaattaatattttgtgtttttttaacatgtttgtatttttgtattttagtGTTTTAATTGTCTtgtattttggtatttttagtatttgtgtattttaatattttaatatttgttttagtATTTGTgtaatttaatgttttaatttttaatattttagtactttagtattttaatgtttgtgtgatttattattttagtatttttactgcttttactatttttaacatttttatgtttttgtatttctgtgtttcaaTTTTCTTGTATTTTGGTATCTTagtattttaacatttattttagtatttgataatttattatttgaaatatttttattatttttaatgttttaatttttttgtatttctgtattttaattttcttgtgtttctgtatttctagtattttaatattttagcattttaatatttcagtattttaatatttattttagtcttttagcattaatattttaatatttgtgtgATTCAGTATAttaatactttaattttttgtatttttaatattttaatattttagtatttttgtgctttagtattttaatatttttgtattttaatatttatatgttttagtatttttaattaaagtcCATGCTAAAGTGTTAAAGCCTGTGCTAAAGTCCATTCTAAAGTATTAAAGTCTGTGCTAAAGTATTAAGGTCCATGCTCAAGCATTAAAGTCAGGGCCAAAGTATTAAATCCGTgctaatatttaaattaaattaaattaaattaaattaaattaaattattaaattctaTGCTAAAGTTGGtgctaaaatattaaattttgtgCTAAAGTGTCAAATCCATGCCAAAGTATTAAAGTCCGTGCCAAACTCTGTGCTCAAATATTAAGTCATTGCTGAAGTATTAAACTCTGTGCTAAACTCTGTGCTAAAATGTTAAAGTTTGTCCTTAAGTATTAAATCCGTGCTAAAATATCGAAATCCGTGCTAAAGTCTGTGCTAAACTCTGTGCTAAAATATTCATGTCCATGCTAAAACATTAATGTCCATGCTAAGGTGTTAAAGCCTGTCCTAAAGCATTAAAATCCACGCTAAACTATCAAAGTCTGTGCTCAAGTCCATGCTAAGATATCAAGGTCTGTGCTGAAGTGTTAAAGCCCACTCCAAGATATTAAAGTTCGTGCTAAACTCTGTGCTaaagtattaaaatattaaagtcCATGCTCAAGTATTAAATAATCAAAGTCCATGCAGGTATTAAAGTCTGTGCTGAAGCATTAAATTCACAAAGTCTGTGCTAAACTCTGTGCtaagatattaaaataataaagaatcAAAGTCCATGCTGGAGTATTAAATCTGTGACGAAGTATTAAAGTCCATTCTAGAATATTAAATCCGTGCTAAAGTGTTAAAGTTCACGCTGAGGTTTTAAAGTCCGCGCTAAATTCTGGGCTAAAATATTAAAGTCCGTGCTAAGGTACTGAATCAGTGCTAGAGTATTTAGAGGCTGTGCTAAACTCTGTACCAAAATATTGATGCCTGTGCTAAAGTCCATGCTAAAGCATTAAAGTCTGCGCTAGGATATTAAAGTCTGTGCTAAACTCTGGGCTAAAATATTAAAgtccatttattttaaaggtatTAAAATCTGCGCTGACGTATTAAGGTCCACGACAAAGTATTAAAGTCCACGTTAAAGTATTAAACTCCCTGCTAAAGTATTAAATTTGTGCTGACGTATTAAGGTCCACGACAAAGTATTAAAGTCCACGTTAAAGTATTAAACTCCCTGCTAAAGCATTGAATTTGTGCTGAAATAATAAAGTCTGTGTTCAAGTCCGTGCTAAAGTGTTCGAGTCTGTGCTTAACTGTTCAAGTGTGTCCTGAAATCCACGCCAGAGTGTTAAAGTCTGCGCTAGGGTATTGAAGTCTGCGCTAAATTCTGAGCTAGAATATTAAAGCCCATGCTGAAGTATTAAATTTGTGCCAAAATGTTAAAGTCGGTGCTAAAGTGTTGAAGTCTGTGCTTAAAAGTCCATGCAAAAGAATTCGTGACCATGCTGAAGTGTTCGAGTCCATCCTGAAGTCCATGCTGGAGTGTTAAAATCCGTGCTAGGATATTAAAGTCTGCACTAAACTCTGGGCTAAAATATTAAAGCCAGTGCTAAAGTATTAAAGTTCCTGCTAAAGGGTAAAATCCGTGCTAAAGTATTAAAGTCTGTGTTTAAGTCCGTGCTGAAGTATTTGAGTCCATCCTAAAATCCACGCTAGTCCGTATTAAAGTCTGCACTAAAGTCTGGGCTAAAATATTAAAGTCCGTGCTAAACTCTGTGCTTAAATATTAAAGTCAGTGCTGAAGTATTAAATCTGTGCTAAAGTATTAAAAGCCTGtgctaaaaatattaattcGTGTCCGTGCTAAAGTATTAATTCATGCCTGGCCTAAAGTATTAAAAACTGAGCTGAAGTCTGTGCTAAGGTATTAAAGTCTGTCCTAAAGTATTAAATCCATGCCAAAGTATTAAATTCCATGCTAAAGTACCAAAGCCTGTGCTAAACTCTGTGCTAAAATATTAAAGTTCATGCTAGGGTATTAAAGTCTGCACGAAAGTATTAAAGTCCatgtgaaaatattaaaatccatGCTAAAGCAATGAAGTCCACACTAAAGTATCAAAGTCTGTGCTAAAATCCGtgctaaaatattaaattttgtgCTAAACTCTGTGCTGAAGTATTAAAGTCTGTGGTAAAGTATTAAATCCGTGATAAAGTATTTAAGTCCGTGCTTAAGTCCGTGCTGAAGTGTTCAAGTCCGCGCTAGAATGTTAAAATCCATGCTAAACTCTGggctaaaatattaaaatattaaagtcCATGCTCAAGTATTAAATAATCAAAGTCCACGCAGGTATTAAAGTCTGTGCTGGAGTATTAAATCTGTGCTGAAGTATTAAATTCACAAAGTCTGTGCTAAACTCTGTGCtaagatattaaaataataaagaatcAAAGTCCATGCTGGAGTATTAAATCTGTGCCGAAGTATTAAAGTCCATTCTAGAACATTAAACCCATGCTAAAGTATTAAAGTCTGTGCTGGAGTATTGAAATGAGCGCTAAAGTCCACactaataaattatttattattaaatttttattattaatattatggAAACTTCtccacaagaaaaaaacactTCTCCTTAATTATAAACCAACCAACCTCTGGTGCTTCTGCTTAATTATAATTACAAAACCAAccgatttttggggttctccttaattttaattacaaaatGAGCCAATCTTTGGTGGTTCTACTTAATTACAATTACCAAATGAGACAATCTTTGGTGCCAACCAATCTTTACCACTTCTCCTTATCTAAAATTACCAAACGAACCAATCTTTACCACTTCTCCATAATTAAAATTACCAAACTAAGCAATCTTTACCACTTCTCCTTAATTACAATtaccaaaccaaccaaccttTGGTTCTCCTTAATTAAAATTACGAAACGAACAAACCTTCGCTGCTTCTCCCTAATTACAATtaccaaaccaaccaaccttTAGTTCTCcttaattaaaattacaaaatgaaCAAACCTTCGCTGCTTCTCCCTAATTACAATtaccaaaccaaccaaccttTGGTTCTCcttaattaaaattatgaaaCGAACAAACCTTCGCTGCTTCTCCCTAATTACAATtaccaaaccaaccaaccttTGGTTCTCCCTAATTAAAATTACGAAACGAACCAATCTACGCTGCTTCTCCCTAATTACAATTACCAAACCAACCAGCTTTTGGTGCCAACCAATCTTTGCTTCTTCTCCCTAATTACAATTATGAAACCAACCAATCCATGCTGCTTCTCCCTAATTCCAGTTACCAACCCAACCAACCTTTGGTTCCCcttaattaaaattacaaaacgAACCAACCTTTGCTGCTTCTCCCTGATTGCAATTACCAACTAATTACCTCCCCTCCGCAGGTGATCCGCACCGACACCTTCAAGCACCTTCGCCACCTGGAGATCCTCCAGCTCAGCCGCAACCTGGTGCGCAAGGTGGAGGTGGGCGCCTTCAACGGGCTGCCCAACCTCAACACGCTGGAGCTCTTCGACAACCGCCTGACCACGGTGCCCACGCAGGCCTTCGAGTACCTGTCCAAGCTCCGCGAGCTCTGGCTGAGGAACAACCCCATCGAGAGCATCCCCAGCTACGCCTTCAACCGCGTGCCCTCGCTGCGCCGCCTCGACCTGGGCGAGCTCAAGCGCCTCGAGTACATCTCCGAGGCCGCCTTCGAGGGCCTGGTCAACCTGCGCTACCTCAACCTGGGCATGTGTTGGCTTATCTGTCAAGAGTTCTGTTATCATTGTAGTGCAAGGATTCCATGGGGCGATAGGGTTTAGTCCCAAATCCATGGGGCAATAGAGTTTAGTCCTGAATCTTTTATCTTCCCGaatcacgtcggggtcaccatTTGTTATCTTATTTATCAAGAGTTCTGTTATCATTGTAGTGCAAGAATTCCATGGGGCGATAGAGATTAGTCCCAAATCCTTTATCTCCCGAATCATGTTGGGATCACCATTTGTTGTCTTATCTATCAAGAGTTCTCttatcattatagtgcaaggattTCGTGGGGCAATATGGTTTAGTCCTGAATCCTTTATCTCCTGAATCACATCGGGGTCACCATTTGTTATCTTATTTATCAAGAGTTCTGTTATCATTGTAGTGCAAGAATTCCATGGGGCGATAGAGATTAGTCCCAAATCCTTTATCTCCCGaatcacgtcggggtcaccatTTGTTATCTTATTTATCAAGAGTTCTGTTATCATTGTAGTGCAAGAATTCCATGGGGCGATAGAGATTAGTCCCAAATCCTTTATCTCCCGaatcacgtcggggtcaccatTTGTTGTCTTATCTATCAAGAGTTCTCttatcattatagtgcaaggattTCATGGGGCAATATGGTTTAGTCCTGAATCCTTTATCTCCTGAATCACATCGGGGTCACCATTTGTTGTCTTATCTATCAAGAGTTCGCTTATCATTATCGTGCGAGAATTCCACAGGGCGATAGAGTTTAGTGCCAAATCCTTTATCTCCCAaatcacgtcggggtcaccatTGCTTATCTATCCAGAGTTCTCTTATCATTATAGCTCAAGGATTCCGTATCGCCAGAGCTTTTCCCAGTTTACAAAGCATTTATCATTAAGGTCTTTTACTCTCGTATTTGACAAACACCAAGAGGTGGAATTGATCTATTTTGCCAATAGTTTAGTACTCAAATCCAGTTTCCCCGAATCCGTGGGGTTATAGAGTCAAATTCCTGTTGCCCCAAATCCACTGGGTTAAATGGTCAAATTTGGTTTCCCCAAATCCACAGGGCAAAATAGTTCAGTCCGAAATCCACGGGTCATCCGGAATCCACAAGGCAATATATTTTAGACCCAAATCCTTTTTCTCCCGaatcacgtcggggtcaccatTGGTTATCTCATATCAAGAGTTCCGTTATCATTACAGTGCAAGGATTATCTTTAGGGGATAACATTACATTTTCCCATCCTGTGCCCCCCTGCAGGCATGTGCAACCTCAAGGAGATCCCCAACCTGACGGCGCtggtgaggctggaggagctggagctctcgGGGAACCGCCTGGGCCGGGTGCGGCCGGGCTCGTTCCAAGGCTTGGGCAGCCTGAGGAAGCTGTGGCTGATGCACGCGCGGGTGGCGGCGGTGGAGCGCAACGCCTTCGACGACCTGAAGGCTCTGGAGGAGCTCAACCTGGCCCACAACGACCTGGCCTCGCTGCCCCACGACCTGTTCGCGCCGCTGCACCGGCTGGAGCGCGTTCACCTGCACCACAACCCCTGGCGCTGCGACTGCGACGTGCTGTGGCTCAGCTGGTGGCTGCGCGAGACCGTGCCCAGCAACACCAGCTGCTGCGCCCGCTGCCACGCGCCGCCCGCGCTGCGCGGCCGCTACCTGGGCGAGCTGGAGCCCGGCCACTTCACCTGCTACGCGCCCGTCATCGTGGAGCCGCCGGCCGACCTCAACGTCACCGAGGGCATGGCGGCCGAGCTCAAGTGCCGCACGGGCACGGCCATGACGTCGGTCAACTGGCTGACGCCCAACGGGACGCTGATGACGCACGGCTCGTACCGCGTGCGCATCTCGGTGCTGCACGACGGCACGCTCAACTTCACCAACGTCACCGTGCAGGACACCGGCCAGTACACCTGCATGGTCACCAACGCCGCAGGCAACACCACGGCCACCGCCACGCTCAACGTCTCGGCCGCCGACGCCGCCGCggccgcagcagcagcagcagcggccaCCGGTTACACCTACTTCACCACGGTCACCGTGGAGACCACCGAGGGCGCCGGCGGCGACGAccaagccccccaaacccccgcGGCGCCCACGGCGGCCGGTTGGGACCCAGCCGGCGCCTCCACGGCCGCCCCGGCCACGCGCGCCACCGGCAAACCCTTCACCGTGCCCAtcacggcggcggcggccggcgcGGCGGCCGGCGGAGGTCTCCAAGATTTGGACGACGTCTTGAAGACCACCAAGATCATCATCGGCTGCTTCGTGGCCATCACCTTCATGGCCGCCGTCATGCTGGTGGCCTTCTACAAGCTCCGCAAGCAGCACCAGCGCCACAAGCACCGCGGCGGCCCCGCGCGCGCCGTCGAGATCGTCAACGTCGAGGACGAGCTGGCCGGGGGTCCcgccggcggcggcggaggcggcggcggccccggcggaGGCGGCGCCGGGACGGGTGGGGACAACCGGCTGGCGTTGCCGGCGTTGGAGAGGGAGCACCTGGACAGGTACGCGGCGTTGGCTGCCCACTACGGGGgcccggcggcggcgctgggctGCGGGAAGACGCCGCTGCTCAACTCGGTGCACGAGCCGCTGCTCTTCAAGAGCCCCTCCAAGGAGAACGTGCAGGAGACGCAGATctgagattttggggaggggggggttTGGAATGGAACCCCCCCCTAATCAGCCCTTGGACTTTCtacccctccccaaaaaactccccGAAAAAATCCAGCcgggaaaggaaaaacaaaaattttgggggagaaaaggggaaaagtaaAAAGTGGGGGAGACTTTGGGGGGGGTGGAGGTGGAGGAGTGGGGGAGATGGGGgaaacaacccccaaaaatggggggaaagtCCTGAAAAAGTCCTAAAAAATGTGTGGAAAAACTGGTGGAAAGGACGGGGGGGAAAACCTTAAAAATGTGGGGGGGGAACTCCTAAAAATGTgtgggaaaaaggggggaaaaccccaaaaatgttgggggaaaacccctaaaaacTGTGTGGAAAAACTGGTggaaaggaggggggaaaaacctcaaaaatgtGGGGGGGCAACTCCTAAAAATGTgtgggaaaaaaggggagaaaaccccaaaaatattgAGGGAAACCCGTAAAAATGTGTGGAGAAAAGtgggggaaaccccaaaaatgtggAGGGAAAACCCTGAAAAATGAGGGGGAGACTCTGGAAAAAATGTGGGGGAAACTCCAAAAAATTTAGGGGAGATGCTGAAAAAAACTGGGGGAGACTCTTAAAAAATGCGGAGGAAAATCCACAAAAACGGGGGGAAACTCCTAAAAAAAGTgtggaaaaaaggagggaaaaccccaaaaatgtggGGGGAAACCCCTCAAAAATGGGGGGAGGCTCTGGAGGAATGGGGAGAGACTTCTggaaaattctttaaaaagtgTGGGGGGAAATGTCCCAAAAAATGTGGGGGAAATTCCTaaaaaatgtgggggaaaactgctggaaaggagggaaaaaaaaccccaaaaaaaaagtggggaaaaaaaccctaaaaatgtggggaaaattaaaaaaaaaaaatgggggagataGCGGAAAAAAGTGGGGGAACTTGAAAAGatgtggggggaaaaaccctaaaaaatgtGGGGGAGACTCctaaaaatggggagaaaaatcccccccaaaatgagGGGGAGACTCCTAAAAAATGGAGgagattcttaaaaaaaaagaggggggagaCTGGGAAAAAACTGGGGGGAAATCCTAAAAATTGGGGaggaaaatcctaaaaaattgTGAGGAAAGTACTCAGAAAATGTGGGGAAAACTAAAAGATTGGTGGGAGAAACTCATAAAAATGTGGGGGAAATTCTTAAAAATTGAGAagaaaattcctaaaaaaaaaatgggaagagaCTCTTAAAAAATTGGAGGAAACTCCtaaaaaatggggaggaaaatcctaaaaaaaaaggggagaaaatcctaaaaaatatCAAGGAAAATCCCCCGAAAATGTGGAAGACACTCCTAAAAAACTGggggaaaacccaaaaaatgtGAGGGAAAAGGTCCctcaaaaaatgggaaagactaggaaaaaatgtggggaaaaactccaggaacaaagggaaaaaaaaaaaaaaacaaaaatgtgggggggggggaaaccctaaaaaatggggaaaaatcctaaaaatgtgaggaaaaaaaaaaactaaaaaatggggggaaatcctaaaaaaatatgggaaaaacaGGTGGGAAAATTATGGAcgaaattttaaaaatatgaggGGAGCCCTAAAAAATGTGAatgaaaatcccccaaaatatagagggaaatgccccaaaaattgtggaggaaaccccaaaaatggaagggaaaccctaaaaaatgggggggaaccccaaaaaatgggagaaaaatcccccaaaattgtGAAggaaaccctaaaaaaaaaaaaagggggggaaaaccccaaaaaaggtgaatgaaacccccaaaaatgtggagaaaaatccccccaaaaatgtgAAGGGAACCCTaaaacaatggggaaaaaaaacccaaaaatgggaaaacccccccaaaaattatGGAGAAACCCTAAAAAATGAGGTGGaaccccccaccccccaaaaaatttcggggaaccccaaaaataatTTAAGGGAACCCCCCGGACCTGCAGACCTgaaggaaaccccaaaaaattgggGACCCCCCCAACCCTAAATCGGTGTTGGATGAGatggaaaaccccaaaaatggggggacccccccccccaaatctcgAACTTTGGACTTGGTGAAGATGaagacccccaaaaatgggggcgAGCCCTCAAAAATGGGGGttggacccccccaaaaccacgGACCTGGAGCTGGAccccccccctcaaaaaaaataatttggggtGCGAGACCCCCCTGAACTTTGGACCTGTTGCtgccccccccaaaaaaaatttggggtgCGGGACCCCCCCCTGACCTGCGGAGATGAAgaggagccccccaaaaatgggggtgggaccccccaaaaaaccacgGACTTGGAGCTGACCCCCTCGCAAATAGAATTTGGGGTGCGGGACCCCCCCCTTGCGGACTCGGTGttgaaacccccccaaaaatggggggaaaatgtggggacccccccccccccaaaataagATGGtaccccccaaaattggggtttggGACCCCCGCCCCGacccaaaaaaaaattaaaatttggagcccccccaaaaaattggggtttgggaccccccccaaaattaaGGTTTGGACGTGCccaaaatggaggaaaatgggggggagaCCCCtcaaaatggaggaaaaatgagggggatccccccaaaaaaatgaGGGGCGGGGACCCCCAACTTCCTCCCATTCAAGAaacgcccccagccccaaatttggaccccaaaaatcccaaaatttgaccccaaaaccccaaaaatttgaccaaaaaaaaaaaaatccccgaaATTCGACagcaaaatttccaaaatttgactgcaa harbors:
- the LRRC4B gene encoding leucine-rich repeat-containing protein 4B; its protein translation is LLLLPDCNYQLITSPPQVIRTDTFKHLRHLEILQLSRNLVRKVEVGAFNGLPNLNTLELFDNRLTTVPTQAFEYLSKLRELWLRNNPIESIPSYAFNRVPSLRRLDLGELKRLEYISEAAFEGLVNLRYLNLGMCNLKEIPNLTALVRLEELELSGNRLGRVRPGSFQGLGSLRKLWLMHARVAAVERNAFDDLKALEELNLAHNDLASLPHDLFAPLHRLERVHLHHNPWRCDCDVLWLSWWLRETVPSNTSCCARCHAPPALRGRYLGELEPGHFTCYAPVIVEPPADLNVTEGMAAELKCRTGTAMTSVNWLTPNGTLMTHGSYRVRISVLHDGTLNFTNVTVQDTGQYTCMVTNAAGNTTATATLNVSAADAAAAAAAAAAATGYTYFTTVTVETTEGAGGDDQAPQTPAAPTAAGWDPAGASTAAPATRATGKPFTVPITAAAAGAAAGGGLQDLDDVLKTTKIIIGCFVAITFMAAVMLVAFYKLRKQHQRHKHRGGPARAVEIVNVEDELAGGPAGGGGGGGGPGGGGAGTGGDNRLALPALEREHLDRYAALAAHYGGPAAALGCGKTPLLNSVHEPLLFKSPSKENVQETQI